A stretch of the Cumulibacter soli genome encodes the following:
- a CDS encoding acyl-CoA dehydrogenase family protein has product MAVDQNADRATQAAQLAEEVREFLAAHDPATTEPLEFLRARYDAGLAWVNYPEGYGGKGLDRSLQADVSDAFAKAGAPDNKAGMNAIGLGMAAPTLLAFASEEDAKRLLRPLWTGENIWCQMFSEPGAGSDLAGLGTSAVKQENGDWLINGQKVWTSLAHHAEYALLVTRSDPDAVKHRGMTYFWVKMDTPGIDVRPLRQITGEAEFNEIFLDDVVIPDNQRLGEVGQGWAVAQTTLMNERVAIGGKVARRGEGAIGEAVRTWESSEQRDPALRDALLSNWVEAEALRIAQIRLGQSLAVGAPGPEGSAVKLGLTSLTQRLTGLELEIQGDDGLRYDNYDMRRPDLDKRWSRIPGFRYLRWRGLSIEGGTSEIMRNIISERVLGLPPEPRIDKDVPWKDLPR; this is encoded by the coding sequence ATGGCTGTGGACCAGAACGCTGACCGCGCGACTCAGGCCGCTCAGCTCGCTGAGGAGGTGCGCGAGTTCTTGGCCGCGCACGATCCGGCGACCACTGAGCCGCTGGAGTTCTTGCGGGCGCGGTACGACGCCGGTCTGGCGTGGGTGAACTATCCGGAGGGGTACGGCGGCAAGGGCCTGGACCGGTCCCTGCAGGCTGATGTAAGCGACGCGTTCGCTAAAGCTGGCGCACCGGACAACAAGGCCGGGATGAATGCCATCGGCCTGGGCATGGCCGCGCCGACGCTACTTGCCTTTGCCAGCGAAGAAGACGCCAAGCGACTGCTGCGTCCGCTGTGGACCGGTGAGAACATCTGGTGCCAGATGTTCTCTGAGCCCGGCGCTGGTTCGGACCTAGCTGGTCTCGGCACGTCCGCGGTCAAGCAGGAGAATGGCGACTGGCTGATTAACGGCCAGAAGGTCTGGACGTCCCTGGCGCACCACGCCGAGTACGCGTTGCTAGTCACTCGCAGCGACCCGGATGCGGTCAAGCACCGGGGAATGACCTACTTCTGGGTCAAGATGGACACCCCTGGTATCGATGTGCGCCCGCTGCGGCAGATCACCGGTGAAGCCGAGTTCAACGAGATCTTTCTCGACGATGTGGTGATCCCGGACAACCAGCGCCTCGGTGAAGTCGGCCAGGGCTGGGCAGTCGCGCAGACCACGCTGATGAACGAGCGCGTGGCCATCGGTGGCAAGGTCGCTCGCCGGGGCGAGGGCGCTATCGGTGAAGCCGTGCGCACCTGGGAAAGCAGCGAACAGCGCGACCCTGCCCTGCGTGACGCACTGCTGAGCAATTGGGTCGAGGCCGAAGCTCTACGCATCGCGCAGATCCGCTTGGGCCAGTCGCTGGCAGTAGGCGCCCCCGGTCCTGAGGGATCGGCTGTGAAACTTGGCCTCACTTCGCTGACCCAGCGCCTCACCGGCCTCGAGCTGGAGATCCAGGGCGACGACGGTCTGCGCTACGACAACTACGACATGCGCCGTCCGGACCTCGACAAGCGCTGGTCGCGCATCCCGGGCTTCCGCTACCTGCGGTGGCGCGGCCTGTCGATCGAGGGCGGTACGTCGGAGATCATGCGCAACATCATCAGCGAGCGCGTGCTCGGCCTGCCGCCGGAGCCGCGCATCGATAAGGACGTTCCCTGGAAGGACCTGCCCCGATGA
- a CDS encoding NUDIX hydrolase, whose amino-acid sequence MSTQSTNATPVVRQRIGAYGVLTREIDGRRELLLTRISPTDYGAGMWTLPGGGIDHGEHPDDAVVREVYEETSLSVRVRSVVTVTSLHVIGKNRAGVLEDFQGVGIIYLVDADSDADLDSLRVVEENSSTDLVEWVPLDLVTERELTNVARAALTVAAA is encoded by the coding sequence GTGAGCACTCAGTCGACTAACGCTACCCCGGTCGTTCGGCAGCGGATCGGCGCGTACGGCGTCCTGACCCGCGAGATCGACGGTCGCCGCGAACTGCTGTTGACCCGTATTTCGCCCACCGATTACGGCGCCGGAATGTGGACCTTGCCCGGTGGCGGAATCGATCATGGTGAGCATCCGGACGACGCCGTCGTGCGTGAGGTCTACGAGGAGACGTCGCTGTCGGTGCGGGTACGGTCGGTCGTCACCGTGACCAGCCTGCACGTCATCGGCAAGAACCGCGCCGGGGTGCTCGAGGATTTCCAGGGCGTCGGCATCATCTACCTCGTCGACGCCGACAGTGACGCCGATCTGGACTCGCTGCGCGTCGTTGAAGAGAACTCCTCCACCGACCTCGTGGAGTGGGTGCCGCTGGATCTGGTGACCGAACGCGAACTCACCAACGTCGCGCGCGCTGCGCTCACGGTGGCCGCAGCCTAG
- a CDS encoding acyl-CoA dehydrogenase family protein: MTTTADVPVGGQYSLLETEDEKELAATLRGLLTKRAEWQQVLARTEEESSTDLELWKQIAGELGLAGLAVPEELGGAGASWREVAVVMTELGRATAPVPYFGSAVLATAALLHAGDKKLISEIASGEKTATLAVPFSAGPGKPFTPTVTVSEGRLTGSIPVVADALAADVLVVPAADGLYAVASADATVAPAVSLDMTRQLADITLDGAQGTSLGGDAVGAVHHALLIGAAMLSSEMYGVAQNALDTAVAYMKQRYQFGRLIGSYQGLKHRMADVSVSVSQLQAAAKYAAATAGENDPDLPVATAVAKAHASVTAPKAAEECLQMHGGQGMTWENPSHVMLKRAKADSIGMGRADAHRTWLGELIELSA, encoded by the coding sequence ATGACCACTACTGCAGACGTCCCCGTCGGCGGCCAGTACTCCCTGCTGGAGACCGAGGACGAGAAGGAACTCGCCGCCACGCTGCGCGGGTTGCTGACCAAGCGCGCCGAATGGCAGCAGGTGCTCGCACGCACCGAAGAGGAATCCTCGACTGACCTCGAACTCTGGAAGCAGATCGCTGGTGAACTCGGCCTTGCTGGCCTCGCGGTGCCCGAGGAGCTCGGCGGTGCGGGTGCCAGCTGGCGCGAGGTAGCGGTGGTCATGACCGAACTAGGTCGCGCCACCGCCCCGGTTCCGTACTTCGGCAGCGCTGTGCTGGCTACCGCAGCCTTGCTGCACGCCGGTGACAAGAAGTTGATCTCCGAGATCGCCTCGGGCGAGAAGACGGCGACCCTTGCGGTTCCGTTCTCCGCCGGCCCGGGCAAGCCGTTCACACCGACTGTCACGGTCTCCGAAGGCCGCCTGACCGGCTCGATCCCGGTTGTCGCTGACGCGCTTGCTGCCGACGTCCTGGTCGTTCCGGCCGCCGATGGCCTCTACGCCGTCGCGAGCGCAGATGCGACCGTGGCCCCGGCCGTGTCGCTGGACATGACCCGGCAGCTGGCCGACATCACGCTCGATGGCGCACAGGGCACATCGCTCGGCGGTGATGCCGTAGGGGCCGTCCATCACGCGCTACTCATCGGCGCGGCGATGCTGTCGTCCGAGATGTACGGCGTGGCCCAGAATGCGCTGGATACCGCTGTGGCGTATATGAAGCAGCGTTACCAGTTCGGTCGCCTGATTGGCTCGTACCAGGGCCTCAAGCACCGTATGGCCGACGTGTCGGTGTCTGTGTCACAGTTGCAGGCTGCCGCAAAGTATGCCGCGGCGACCGCGGGGGAGAACGATCCCGATCTGCCGGTCGCCACTGCAGTGGCCAAGGCGCATGCCTCCGTGACCGCGCCGAAGGCTGCCGAGGAATGCCTGCAGATGCACGGTGGCCAGGGCATGACGTGGGAGAACCCTTCGCACGTGATGCTCAAGCGCGCTAAAGCCGACTCGATTGGCATGGGCCGCGCGGACGCGCACCGCACCTGGCTCGGCGAGCTGATCGAACTGTCGGCGTAG
- a CDS encoding ABC transporter substrate-binding protein — MNKKLIAGVGFGLAASMALSACSTKAGDGGGGEGADGLKTDYGVTDDTITLGALTDSSGPFKVGGVLVTHGNQIWVDEVNEAGGICGRQIELNVIDTGYKADTAVSMYDANKEESVGLIQIIGSAVFAALKQKMISDQIMGSSPTIASVNLDSEIMLSVGTTFDVEAINGMAYMQSEGKIADGDKVGAIYLDNEAGQNSFAGVEAYAEQHDIEVAGAPIAPTDTDMTTTVTKFKSQGVDLVYVAVPPAALTSTALAMQSQGLDVPLLGFNSSFQPSVIADPSVLPALDEFYLQTPNVVWSSDAAAPLREAYEASGSEDAPSQSIITGYLSGVAWGAVLEQACEDGDMTRQGLMDARKKITALDTKGLTGELDFSDPGAPVTRVTAIAQVDTDAPGSLVEVLAPTASSEAEDYKTPYQK; from the coding sequence ATGAACAAGAAACTCATCGCTGGCGTGGGCTTCGGCCTGGCCGCTTCGATGGCGTTGTCCGCCTGCTCGACCAAGGCAGGAGACGGTGGCGGCGGCGAGGGTGCTGACGGTCTGAAGACCGACTATGGCGTAACCGACGACACGATCACGCTTGGTGCGCTGACCGACTCCTCGGGCCCCTTCAAGGTTGGCGGCGTTCTGGTCACGCACGGCAACCAGATTTGGGTTGACGAGGTAAACGAGGCCGGCGGTATCTGTGGTCGGCAGATCGAACTCAACGTGATCGACACCGGCTACAAGGCCGACACTGCGGTCTCGATGTACGACGCGAACAAGGAAGAGAGCGTCGGCCTGATCCAGATCATCGGCTCGGCGGTCTTCGCCGCCCTGAAGCAGAAGATGATCAGTGACCAGATCATGGGATCCTCCCCGACGATCGCCTCGGTGAACCTCGACAGCGAGATCATGCTGTCGGTGGGGACGACGTTCGACGTCGAGGCCATCAACGGCATGGCGTACATGCAGTCCGAAGGCAAAATCGCCGACGGCGACAAGGTCGGCGCGATCTATCTCGACAACGAGGCTGGGCAGAACTCCTTCGCCGGCGTCGAGGCGTACGCCGAGCAGCACGACATTGAGGTGGCCGGTGCGCCGATCGCGCCCACCGACACCGACATGACGACGACCGTCACCAAGTTCAAGTCCCAGGGCGTCGACCTGGTGTACGTCGCGGTCCCGCCGGCCGCTTTGACGTCCACAGCCCTAGCGATGCAGTCTCAGGGTTTGGATGTACCTCTGCTCGGGTTCAACTCGTCGTTCCAGCCGAGTGTGATCGCTGACCCGTCGGTTCTTCCGGCGCTGGACGAGTTCTACCTGCAGACCCCGAATGTGGTCTGGAGCAGCGATGCGGCCGCGCCGCTGCGTGAGGCGTACGAGGCCAGCGGTAGCGAAGACGCTCCGTCGCAGTCGATCATCACCGGCTACCTGTCGGGCGTCGCATGGGGCGCCGTGCTGGAGCAGGCGTGCGAAGACGGCGATATGACTCGTCAGGGTCTGATGGACGCGCGAAAGAAGATCACTGCGCTCGATACCAAGGGCCTGACCGGCGAACTCGACTTCTCCGATCCCGGTGCGCCGGTGACGCGTGTTACCGCGATCGCCCAGGTCGATACTGATGCGCCGGGCTCCCTGGTTGAGGTGCTGGCGCCGACCGCGTCGTCCGAGGCCGAGGACTACAAGACGCCGTACCAGAAGTAA
- a CDS encoding acetyl-CoA carboxylase family protein produces MNAHLDEQTPQTLLIANRGEIVRRVARTAKLLGLRTAAVYSADDAGAPHVRDCDVAAELNGEGPAAYLDVAGVVAAAQSVGATMVHPGYGFLSESAALAQACIDAHITFIGPDPVALQRLGDKSQARALATELEVPVLRGTSENSSTQEIQELFASLNGTGAIMIKAAAGGGGRGMRVVRDAAEVESAVASARSEAGRGFGREDVYAEMLLENARHVEVQAIGDGTGAVAHMLDRDCTLQRRHQKLIETAPAVLIDDGARAGMQQAAIRMLAAVQYRGLATVEFLVAPDDSWYFMEVNPRIQVEHTVTEQITGRDLVRDQIRACTGVTLDELGLGGSEVQAHGQAIQIRINAEKMIKSGLAVPSPGTVTIADLPSGPGVRVDTVVSSGYAVNPRFDSLLAKVIVHAEGVDLRGLLAFADDVLARARIEGVSSNIALQRALLRSGALEDRSVSTKYLDEHAKDLVPLAAELEHAVVTTPAESSQHASTAADAPAGSEPIPSPISGLVVSVEAAPGERVQRGQTIVVIEAMKMQHVIAAPSSGQIAAITVKEGAVVEADAALAHWMVDDEADQDLTDLGERDLDEIRADLARLNARKHLLTDDARPRAVEKRHSKGLNTARENVERLLDDGSFVEYGGLAIAAQRRRRELDDLIHNTPADGMITGVGHVNGAQFDVERAKTAVLAYDYTVLAGTQGYFNHQKTDRVLNVAKANQLPVIFFAEGGGGRPGDLDPPKVAGLHGHTWTALAELSGKVPLISIVSGPCFAGNAAIVGCCDVIIATENSNIGMGGPAMIEGGGLGVFAPTDIGPIDVQTQNGVVDIRVADENAAIDAAQKYLSYFQGDLDHWQEADQRELRHVVPENRLRAYDVRDAIALLADVDSVMELRPDFGTCIVTALIRIEGRAMGLIANNPRVLGGAIDSDGADKAARHIALCDAFGLPIVSLCDTPGFMVGPESEKTAAVRHFSRMFVHAANASVPMAAVVLRKGYGLGAMAMVGGSMRAPVNTVAWPTGEFGGMGLEGYVRLGFRKELEAIADPEAREARYQELVESMYERGGGINTAMHLEIDDVIDPIDTRKVLITALGAVERKKWANARYLPRVDAW; encoded by the coding sequence GTGAACGCGCATTTAGACGAGCAGACGCCCCAAACCCTATTGATCGCCAACCGCGGTGAGATCGTGCGCCGAGTAGCGCGCACCGCGAAGTTGCTCGGTCTACGCACCGCCGCCGTCTACAGCGCGGACGATGCCGGCGCGCCGCATGTGCGCGATTGCGATGTCGCTGCGGAACTGAACGGCGAGGGGCCGGCGGCATACCTGGACGTTGCCGGTGTCGTGGCCGCGGCGCAGTCTGTTGGTGCGACGATGGTGCATCCGGGATACGGATTCTTGTCCGAGAGCGCGGCGTTGGCCCAGGCCTGCATCGATGCGCACATCACGTTCATCGGTCCCGATCCAGTCGCGCTGCAGCGCCTCGGGGACAAGTCCCAGGCACGGGCGCTGGCCACCGAACTCGAGGTGCCGGTGCTGCGGGGTACCTCGGAAAACTCTTCGACCCAGGAGATCCAGGAACTGTTCGCGTCGTTGAACGGCACCGGCGCAATCATGATCAAGGCCGCGGCGGGCGGCGGCGGGCGCGGGATGCGGGTAGTGCGCGACGCAGCTGAGGTCGAGTCGGCGGTAGCGTCAGCACGCAGCGAAGCCGGGCGAGGATTCGGCCGCGAAGACGTGTACGCCGAGATGCTGCTGGAGAACGCCCGGCACGTCGAAGTGCAGGCTATCGGCGATGGCACTGGCGCCGTGGCGCACATGCTTGATCGTGACTGCACCTTGCAACGGCGCCATCAAAAATTGATCGAGACCGCGCCGGCGGTGCTGATCGACGACGGCGCGCGTGCCGGGATGCAGCAGGCAGCGATCCGGATGTTGGCGGCCGTACAGTATCGCGGCCTGGCGACGGTCGAGTTCTTGGTCGCGCCGGATGACTCCTGGTACTTCATGGAGGTCAATCCGCGGATTCAGGTCGAGCACACCGTGACCGAGCAGATCACCGGCCGGGATCTGGTGCGCGATCAGATCCGCGCGTGCACCGGCGTCACGCTCGACGAACTCGGCCTCGGTGGCTCGGAAGTGCAGGCGCACGGGCAGGCCATTCAGATCCGGATCAACGCGGAGAAGATGATCAAGTCCGGCCTCGCCGTACCCTCGCCGGGCACCGTGACGATCGCCGACTTACCGTCGGGGCCGGGTGTCCGCGTCGATACCGTGGTCAGCTCTGGTTACGCGGTCAATCCAAGGTTTGATTCGCTGCTGGCGAAGGTCATCGTGCACGCCGAAGGTGTCGATCTACGCGGTCTGCTCGCGTTCGCTGACGACGTGCTCGCGCGCGCTCGGATCGAAGGCGTCTCCAGCAACATCGCGCTACAGCGAGCCCTGCTTCGTTCGGGCGCGTTGGAGGATCGGTCCGTCAGCACGAAGTACCTCGACGAGCACGCCAAAGACCTCGTTCCGCTGGCCGCCGAGCTCGAACATGCCGTGGTGACGACGCCCGCAGAGTCGTCTCAGCACGCGTCCACTGCCGCCGACGCCCCGGCCGGTTCCGAGCCGATCCCGTCGCCGATCAGTGGCCTGGTCGTGTCCGTGGAAGCCGCCCCAGGCGAACGCGTGCAGCGTGGGCAGACCATCGTCGTGATCGAAGCGATGAAGATGCAGCATGTCATCGCCGCACCAAGCAGCGGCCAGATCGCAGCTATCACGGTAAAAGAGGGTGCGGTGGTCGAGGCCGACGCGGCACTCGCGCACTGGATGGTCGATGACGAAGCGGACCAGGACCTCACCGACCTGGGCGAGCGCGATCTCGATGAGATCCGCGCCGATCTCGCCCGCCTCAACGCCCGCAAGCATCTGCTGACCGATGATGCACGGCCAAGAGCTGTTGAAAAACGGCACTCGAAGGGGCTGAATACCGCGCGCGAGAACGTCGAGCGACTCCTCGACGACGGTTCCTTTGTGGAGTACGGCGGCCTCGCGATCGCGGCGCAGCGCCGCCGGCGAGAACTCGATGATTTGATCCACAACACCCCGGCCGACGGCATGATCACCGGCGTCGGGCACGTGAACGGTGCGCAATTCGATGTCGAACGCGCCAAAACCGCTGTGCTGGCCTATGACTACACGGTCCTGGCCGGAACACAGGGCTACTTCAACCACCAGAAGACCGATCGGGTACTGAACGTCGCCAAAGCCAACCAGCTGCCGGTCATCTTCTTCGCCGAAGGCGGCGGTGGGCGCCCGGGCGACCTGGATCCGCCCAAGGTAGCCGGACTGCACGGGCACACGTGGACCGCGCTGGCCGAACTCAGCGGCAAGGTCCCGCTGATCAGCATCGTGTCCGGTCCATGCTTCGCTGGCAACGCCGCGATTGTGGGCTGCTGCGATGTCATCATCGCCACCGAGAACAGCAACATCGGTATGGGCGGTCCGGCAATGATCGAAGGCGGCGGCCTGGGCGTCTTCGCGCCGACCGATATCGGTCCGATCGATGTGCAGACACAGAACGGCGTCGTCGATATCCGTGTCGCCGACGAGAATGCGGCGATCGACGCTGCGCAGAAGTACCTCTCGTACTTCCAGGGCGACCTCGATCATTGGCAGGAAGCCGATCAGCGCGAACTGCGGCACGTGGTCCCGGAAAATCGGCTACGCGCGTACGACGTCCGCGATGCGATTGCGCTCCTTGCCGACGTGGACTCGGTGATGGAGCTGCGACCGGACTTCGGTACCTGCATCGTCACCGCGCTGATTCGGATCGAGGGTCGAGCGATGGGACTGATCGCCAATAACCCCCGGGTGCTCGGCGGCGCGATCGACTCGGATGGCGCCGACAAGGCGGCCCGCCACATCGCGTTGTGCGACGCATTCGGGCTGCCGATCGTGTCTCTGTGTGACACCCCAGGATTCATGGTCGGCCCGGAGTCGGAGAAGACTGCCGCCGTACGACACTTCAGCCGGATGTTCGTGCACGCGGCAAACGCGAGCGTTCCGATGGCCGCGGTCGTACTGCGCAAGGGCTATGGGCTGGGCGCGATGGCGATGGTCGGCGGTTCGATGCGGGCCCCGGTCAACACGGTCGCGTGGCCGACCGGCGAGTTCGGCGGAATGGGCTTAGAAGGCTACGTGCGACTGGGGTTCCGCAAGGAACTTGAGGCGATCGCCGATCCGGAGGCTCGCGAAGCGCGATACCAAGAACTGGTCGAAAGCATGTATGAGCGCGGCGGCGGCATCAACACCGCGATGCATTTGGAGATCGACGACGTGATCGATCCGATCGACACCCGCAAGGTGCTGATTACCGCGCTGGGCGCGGTGGAGCGTAAGAAGTGGGCCAACGCGCGCTATCTGCCACGCGTGGATGCCTGGTGA
- a CDS encoding AMP-binding protein: protein MNEQEILADLKRRQDRAWPADVPKTLRYLHGEVPLTEYLSWRAETIGDKPAIAYYGGELTFAQLERETSAVASFLIEQGVSTGDRVAMMMQNCPQYIVAFWGVIKAGGVVVPVNPMFQRAELAYELNDSGAVIAFAQREYVPMLDEVRGSSSLREIVMVDLDEYADAGTDIPVPFGPAPDAAPQGADYRWADIARWPTDHSGRFPRPDLDRLAALNYTGGTTGMPKGVEHTQRHMLYTAASSTTVRLSGTLDGDTVSQASLSFLPVFWIAGENIAVIAPIYTGGTCVLLTRWDPLAVLKSVQTYSAAAMSGTVDNYLDLMARDDFDDYDLSSVTAPATMSFVTKLSGEIRRAWADRVGSQSVLREGAYGMTETHTADTFVVGFQQDDEDLGFEPVFVGLPMPGTEIKIADFDTGRTLPVGTEGEILVRSPSVLTAYWQNPEATAASFADGWFRTGDRGVFFENGCLRYIGRNKEMLKVNGMSVFPTEIESLLFDHPAISAAAVVGVPDPKRGERPRAYIEVAGAVATPDPQELREWARTHMAPYKVPEFVIVDALPKTTTGKIQKHKLDRTPTQAEA from the coding sequence ATGAACGAGCAGGAGATCCTCGCCGACTTGAAGCGACGGCAGGACAGGGCCTGGCCCGCGGATGTGCCGAAGACTCTGCGTTACCTGCACGGCGAGGTTCCGCTGACGGAGTACCTGAGTTGGCGCGCGGAGACGATCGGCGACAAGCCTGCGATCGCCTACTACGGCGGTGAACTGACCTTCGCTCAGCTAGAGCGGGAGACGTCCGCAGTCGCGTCATTCCTGATCGAGCAGGGTGTGTCGACGGGGGACCGCGTCGCAATGATGATGCAGAACTGCCCCCAGTACATCGTCGCGTTCTGGGGCGTGATCAAGGCCGGGGGCGTCGTGGTGCCGGTGAACCCGATGTTCCAGCGCGCCGAGTTGGCGTATGAACTCAACGACTCCGGCGCGGTGATCGCGTTCGCGCAGCGGGAGTACGTCCCGATGCTCGACGAGGTGCGCGGCAGCAGCTCGCTGCGCGAAATCGTGATGGTGGACCTCGATGAGTACGCCGACGCCGGGACCGACATACCGGTGCCGTTTGGACCCGCGCCCGACGCGGCGCCGCAGGGCGCAGATTACCGATGGGCCGATATTGCGCGCTGGCCTACGGATCATTCGGGCCGGTTCCCGCGGCCCGACCTGGACCGGCTCGCGGCGCTGAACTACACCGGCGGCACGACGGGCATGCCGAAGGGCGTCGAGCACACTCAGCGCCACATGCTCTACACAGCGGCGTCGAGCACCACGGTGCGACTGTCCGGGACGCTCGACGGCGACACGGTGTCGCAGGCGTCGCTGAGCTTCCTGCCGGTCTTCTGGATCGCTGGCGAGAACATTGCGGTCATCGCGCCGATCTACACCGGCGGTACTTGCGTGCTGCTGACCCGCTGGGATCCGCTGGCGGTGCTCAAGTCGGTTCAGACGTACAGTGCCGCGGCGATGTCCGGAACCGTCGACAACTACCTGGATCTGATGGCACGTGACGACTTCGACGACTACGACCTGAGCTCTGTCACGGCTCCGGCAACGATGTCGTTCGTGACGAAGTTGTCCGGCGAGATCCGGCGAGCCTGGGCCGATCGGGTCGGTTCGCAGTCGGTGTTGCGCGAAGGCGCCTACGGTATGACCGAGACCCACACGGCAGATACTTTTGTCGTCGGCTTCCAGCAGGACGATGAGGATCTCGGGTTCGAGCCAGTATTCGTCGGGCTGCCGATGCCGGGCACCGAGATCAAAATCGCCGACTTCGATACCGGACGAACCCTGCCGGTAGGAACCGAAGGCGAGATTCTGGTGCGTTCACCTTCAGTGCTGACCGCGTACTGGCAGAATCCGGAGGCTACCGCGGCGTCGTTCGCGGACGGCTGGTTCCGCACCGGAGACCGCGGTGTGTTCTTCGAGAACGGCTGCTTGCGCTACATCGGTCGTAATAAGGAGATGCTGAAGGTCAACGGGATGAGCGTCTTCCCCACCGAGATCGAATCGCTGCTGTTCGACCATCCAGCGATCAGTGCGGCCGCAGTGGTGGGTGTTCCGGATCCCAAACGCGGCGAGCGCCCCCGCGCCTACATCGAGGTCGCCGGCGCCGTAGCGACACCGGATCCCCAAGAGTTGCGAGAGTGGGCGCGCACGCACATGGCGCCATACAAGGTGCCGGAGTTCGTGATCGTGGACGCCCTGCCGAAGACCACCACCGGGAAGATCCAGAAACACAAACTCGACCGCACGCCGACGCAGGCGGAAGCCTAA